The genome window GCTCCCAGACTGACCATCAATCGGGCCGACGTTAAGCTGGAGAGCGCTAGCCAGGCGACTATTCATGTTACGGAAACGTTGTCGGCATCAGCTGATGGGGTTAGTACCATCACCTATGCGGGCAATCCGTCCATAACGTCGCAGGAAGCAACGGGTATGTCGAGAATCCGGAAGCAGTCATGAACAAAACCGATAAATTACGGCTTACTATCTAGTGGTTGGCTGATGCCAACATACTGAAAATAAACCGTTACTCACAGGATATTGTCTTCATGGGAATCAAAACTGCCCTTATAACGGGCGCCAATTCGGGCCTGGGATTAGCTACGGCCAAAGCACTGGCGCAACGCTCGTTCGATCTTATTCTGGTTTGCCGCAATCAACAGAAAGGTCGCGAGGCCCAGGCCGACATACAAAAAGCAAACCCAGCGGTTCAGGTTGATCTATTGCTGGCTGATTTAGCGGATGCGGAGTCCGTTCGTTGGGTGGCCGAGAAAATAAAGACCGATTATCAACGGCTCGATGTGCTGATCAATAATGCCGGTTATACACCCGCTACCATTGAATTTACCGCAGACGGTATCGAGAAATCGTTCTATGGCAATCACATCGGGCATTTTATCCTGACGTACCATCTGCTGGATCTGCTCAAAAAAACGGCGTCCGAAACGGGCGATGTACGCATCATCAGTTTATCGTCAGCGGCTCATGCGTTCGGTCGGAAAGCCCGTTTTTTCCGGCGTATCGAAACCATGTCGGCGTGGTCTGCCTATGGCGACGATAAGCTGGCGAATCTGCTGTTCGCAAAAGCAGCGGCCAAGCAACTCGCCGGAACGGGGATTACGTCGTATGCCGTACATCCCGGTGCTGTCCGAACAAATTTTGGGGGTGATACGCCGGGCTTCATAGGGCAGATGCTCCGCGTGGCCGGGCCGTTCATGCGTACGCCCGAAAAAGGAGCGCAAACGTCTGTATTTTTGGCATCGGCTCCCCTTAAATCAATCGGTGAACGCAACAATGGGGGTTATTTTGCCGATAGTCGTCCGAAATCACCATCCAATCGTGATGCAACTGATGCGAATGCCGACTGGTTATGGAACTGTAGTTTAGCCTACGTGTAACAGGTAGTGAACGTTCTTTCCGGATGCTACGAAACGAAAATGGCGATGACCAGCAGTCATCGCCATTTTGAAACCCACTCTATGAGAAATCACAAAAATTAACGGCCAAGCGGAAATACGTAACCAATTGTTCCCTCGCCAAGTATCGTTTTAGAGGCTGTACTGAAGCCATTTACGTTGTCCCCGAGTTGGTACGATCCCCGAACTTCGATCGTTACATGACCCGGTCCGGCTTTCAGCATGGTGCCAACACCAGCGGCTGCCCCAAAACTGAAACGACCTATCGTATTGTCGAGACTCTGCTTCACGCCGTTCACGCTGGCACTCGAA of Spirosoma agri contains these proteins:
- a CDS encoding SDR family NAD(P)-dependent oxidoreductase — encoded protein: MGIKTALITGANSGLGLATAKALAQRSFDLILVCRNQQKGREAQADIQKANPAVQVDLLLADLADAESVRWVAEKIKTDYQRLDVLINNAGYTPATIEFTADGIEKSFYGNHIGHFILTYHLLDLLKKTASETGDVRIISLSSAAHAFGRKARFFRRIETMSAWSAYGDDKLANLLFAKAAAKQLAGTGITSYAVHPGAVRTNFGGDTPGFIGQMLRVAGPFMRTPEKGAQTSVFLASAPLKSIGERNNGGYFADSRPKSPSNRDATDANADWLWNCSLAYV